From the genome of Methanothrix soehngenii GP6:
GGGATTTGGACCCGAGTCTTCGGCTTGAAAGGCCGAAATGATTGGCCGGGCTACACTACCGGAGCAACTGGTGACGGGCGATATAATCAATCAGCCTGGCCCTCTCCCCATGAGATCGACCAGATATATCTACATTTCTGATGGCTTGGGGATTTTGAGTAGTCCCGGGCGGATTCGAACCGCCGTCGCGGGCTCCAAAGGCCCTCAGGATTGACCTCTACCCCACGGGACTATATCTTTTAGCCTCTACTAGCCGCCAAGGCCATTGCTCTTGGAGGCTTTGGCCCTTGTTCTCCGCATAAGATATATATTCCCTTTCCCGGAGGATCTGGGTAGATGAAGCTGCTCACTAAGAATCATATGAGCCAGCGCAGGCTTATAGAGATCCTCAGGGTGATCGAGGGCGCCGGCATACCAATGGGAGCGAGGGCGATCTCAGACATCCTTTGCAGCCGTGGCTATGATCTGGGTGAGAGAGCGGTGCGCTACAACCTCAAAATCCTGGATGAGCTGGGATTCACCAGGAAGAAGGGGTACAGTGGTCGTGTTATTACCTCTCTGGGCTCCAGGGAGCTGAGCGATGCGCTCATAGACGACCGAATTGGATTTGTGAATACCAGGATTGAAGAGTATATGTATAAGAGCAACTTCGATCCCTGCAGCGGCCAGGGCCAGGTCATCGCCAATACCAGCATAGTGGATAAGGCAGATGCTGAGGAGGTCTTGGATATGCTCGGTCGCGCCTTCGACCAGGGCTATACGATAAGCCGCCGTGTATTGATCCTGGACGAAGGAGATGCGATTTCCACCCTGGAGGTGCCCGCTGGATCCCTGGGATTGGCTACGGTATGCAGCATAACCATGGATGGAATCCTGATGAAGAAGGGAATTGCTGTCCTCACCAGCTTCGCTGGCCTGGCAAAGATCAAGGAAAAACAGCCAATTGAGTTCACCGACCTCATAGCTTATGCCGGATCCTCCCTGGACCCGGTGAAGGTTTTCATGGGGCGGAAGGTGACGAGCGTTGCCAATGCCATCCGCTTGGGTTCGGGAAGAGTGCTGGCCAATGTTCGGGAGATTC
Proteins encoded in this window:
- a CDS encoding DUF128 domain-containing protein — encoded protein: MKLLTKNHMSQRRLIEILRVIEGAGIPMGARAISDILCSRGYDLGERAVRYNLKILDELGFTRKKGYSGRVITSLGSRELSDALIDDRIGFVNTRIEEYMYKSNFDPCSGQGQVIANTSIVDKADAEEVLDMLGRAFDQGYTISRRVLILDEGDAISTLEVPAGSLGLATVCSITMDGILMKKGIAVLTSFAGLAKIKEKQPIEFTDLIAYAGSSLDPVKVFMGRKVTSVANAIRLGSGRVLANVREIPVAAAGHALELLEASRSAGFGGLIKVGGPAEPILGCPVAAGKIGIAFYAGVNGTVAAEEMGARMKTLPISMLVDYSRMTDLDRP